The genomic interval CAAGGCCTATCTCGATAGCGTGGCCGGAGAATAACGCAGAGGCAGGCATCAGCCTGTAATGGGCTGGTAGTAAGCTGATAGCAAGGGGCGTTGGGGTTTCGGATTATCCCAACGCCCCTTTTTGTTTGCCCCGCTTTCTGAAAAAATAGCTTGCTCATTCCTTGGGCAGGTCAGATGAAGAAAACACTCCTTTCACTGCGTGAACTTTCCAAACACTTTGGCGGCAAGACCGTTCTCGATGCCCTGGACCTCGACATCCTGGATGGTGAGTTCATCACTCTTCTTGGTCCTTCAGGCTGCGGTAAAACCACGCTGCTGAGGCTGATTGCGGGGTTTGAGCATCCGGATGCCGGCACTATTACCCTCGATGGCACCGACCTCACTCAGTTGACGCCTGAACACCGGCCTCTTAATACGGTTTTCCAGCACTACGCGCTGTTCCCGCACATGTCGGTTTTCGACAACGTGGCTTACGGCCTGAAAATGGAAAAACGGCCCAAGCACGAGATTCGCCAGCGGGTGGACGAAGTGCTGGCAATGGTTCAGCTGCAGGACTTCGCCCGGCGCAAGCCGCATCAGCTGTCCGGTGGCCAGCAGCAGCGAGTGGCGATTGCCCGCGCGGTGGTCAAACGCCCACGCCTACTGTTGCTGGACGAACCCCTGTCGGCTCTGGACTACAAGCTGCGCCGAACCATGCAGATTGAACTCAAGCGCCTGCAGCGGGAACTGGGCATCACCTTTGTGTTTGTAACCCACGATCAGGAAGAGGCGCTGTCCATGTCCGACCGGGTGGTGGTGCTAAAGAGTGGCATGGTGCAGCAGCTGGGCACCCCGCGGGAAGTGTACGAGCGGCCGGCCAACCTGTTCACCGCCGGCTTTGTCGGCGAGACCAACCTGTTTCCGGGCCGGGTGCTGGGCCAGGACGATGATAGCCTGCTGGTGGACGTGCTTGGGTTCAGTCGCAAGCTGCGGCGCCCGGGTTTTTCGGTTCAGGACGGCCAGCCAGTACACGTGCTGTTGCGTCCGGAGGATATCCGGGTGCTGGATCCCAGCGGCGACCAGGGTGTCGCCGGCAAGATCGTCGAGCGCAACTACAAGGGTAGTACCCTGGATTCGGTGATCCATCTGGAAGACGGTACCGAAGTACTGGCCAGTGAGTTCTTCGACGAGGATGACCCGATGTTCGATTACCGCCTCGGCGAGCCGGTCAGGGTAAGCTGGGTTGACGGCTGGGAGTGGCTGCTCCCGGAAGAAGCGGATGAGATCGCCGACAAGGAATTGTCGGCTGATGCATAGTATCCGGCAACAACCCTTTAAAACGGCGGTTTTGGCCCTGGTCTGGGGCTGGCTGCTGTTCCTGGTACTGACCCCCAACCTGCTGGTGGTGGGCGCGAGCGTGATGACCCGTGACCCGGCCACGTTCCTGTCGCTGCCGTTTAACCTTGATGCCTACCGGCAGCTGTTCGATCCGCTGTACCTGGACGTTTTCCTGCATTCCCTGTACATGGCGGCTATGACCACGCTGATCTGTTTGCTTATCGGTTATCCCTTTGCCTGGGCGCTGTCGAAAGTCGCCAAACAGCGGCAGTTGCTGCTGATCTTCCTGTTGATCGTGCCGTTCTGGACCAACTCCCTGGTTCGCACCTACGCCCTGAAGCTGATCCTGGCCACCAATGGCCTGCTGAACAAAGCACTGTTGTCGGTGGGGCTCATCGAGGAGCCATTGCAGATGCTGTACACCGAGGGGGCGGTGATCATTGGTCTGGTGTACCTGCTGCTGCCGTTTATGATCCTGCCGCTGTACTCGGTGTTTGATGATCTGCGGCAGGAACTTCTTTTGGCCTCGCACGATCTGGGCGCGGGCCGCCTGGCGACCTTCGTGCATGTGATCGTGCCACTGACCCTGCCGGGCGTGCTGGCGGGCGTGATGCTGGTGTTGCTGCCGGCCATGGGACTGTTCTTCGTGCCGGATATCCTGGGCGGGTCCCGCAACCTGCTGGTGGGTAATGTAATCAAGAACCAGTTTCTGGATGCCCGAAACTGGCCGTTCGGTGCGGCTGCCAGCATTGTATTGACGCTGACCATGGCGCTGCTCATGTTTGCTCATAAACTGAGTAAGCGGCGCCTGGGTGAGGAGGGCGCCTGATGAAAACCTGGCTGCCCAGAACCTACCTCACTTTGGTGTATATCCTGCTGTACGTGCCCATTGCGGTACTGGTGGTGTTTTCATTTAATGACGGCCGCACCGGTTATGACTGGGGCGGACTGAGCCTGCGCTGGTACGAGGCACTCTTCAACAACACCGCCATGGTCCGGGCCATGTGGAACTCCCTGTGGCTGGCCTTGTCAGCCGCCACCGTGTCGACCCTGATTGGCGCCTTGACCGCCCTGGCGCTGCATCGCTACCGGTTCCGGGGCAAGCGGGTACTCAACGGCATGCTGTTTGTGGTGATGATGTCGCCGGAAATCGTGCTGGCAATCTCCCTGCTGGCGCTGTTTCTGCTGGTCGGCTTGCAGCTTGGCTATGTGTCACTGATGTTGGCCCATGTGACCTTTTGTCTGCCGTTCGTGGTGATTACCGTGATGGCGCGGCTCAGCGGCTTTGACGAAAGCCTGCCCGAGGCGGCCCGGGATCTGGGCGCCAGCGATTTCATCATGACCCGTACCGTCCTGATACCGGCCATCATGCCGGCGCTGCTGGCGGGCTGGTTGCTGGGCTTTACCCTGTCTCTGGACGATGTGGTGGTGAGTACCTTCGTCAGTGGCCCGAGTTATGAAATTCTGCCCCTGCGCATCTATTCTATGGTGCGTGTGGGGCTGAAGCCCGAGGTGAACGCCCTCGGCACTCTGTTGCTGGTGTTTTCACTGGTCATGCTGATGTTATCCCAATGGATTCTGATAAGGAGCAAACGATGAAGAAACTGGCACTGGCCGGCCTGTTGGCAGTAAGTCTGACCGGCTGCAGTTCGGAGGAGCCCAAAGTCCTCAACCTGTACAACTGGTCAGAATACATGCCCCAGGAAGTACTGAACCGGTTCCAGGAAGAAACCGGAATCCAGGTGATCTACACAACTTACGACAGCAACGAAGCCATGTACGCCCGGCTGAAACTGCTGGACGACAACGCGGCCTACGACCTGGCGATTCCATCGACTTATTACGTCAGCAAGATGCGTCAGGAAGAATTGCTGATGCCCATCGATCGCAGCAAAATCGATGGCTTTGAAAAGCTGGATCCGGAGTTGGTGAACCTGGATATCGACCCGGAAAACCAATACAGCGTGCCGTATCTCTGGGGCACCACCGGGCTGGCTGTGGACACCTCCGACATCGAGGGCGAGCCGGTCGACGCCTGGGAAGACCTGTGGGATGAGCGCTTTGAGGGCAAGGTCATGCTGACTAACGACATGCGCGAAGTTTTCCATGTGGGCCTGCGGGTGCTGGGTTACTCCGGCAATAGCACCAACCCGGAGGAAATCGAAGCCGCTTATGAAAAGTTGTCCGAGTTGATGCCGTCAGTCCGGACCTTCAATTCCGATGCGCCGCGTATGCCTTACCTCGAGGGTGAAACCGACGTCGGCATGATCTGGAACGGCGAAGCGGTGATGGGCAAGGACTCCATGCCGGCATTGGAGTATGTCTACCCGCAAGAGGGCATTATTGCCTGGCTGGATAGCTTCGTGATTCCGAAGAACGCCAAGAACCCGGAAGCCGCGCATCAGTTCATCAGCTTTGTACTTCGGCCTGAAATTTCCGCCCTTATCAGTGAGGAAATCGGCTACGCGACGCCGAATCTGGCGGCCCGGGAGGTGTTGAGCGAGGAAGTGGCTAATAACCGCGCCAGCTACCCGTCTGCGCAGGATATGCTGAATGCCGAATTCCAGACCGACATTGGCGATGAAGCCCTGCAGATCTATGCCAAATACTGGGAAATGCTGAAATCCGGGCGCTAGATCGGGTTGTGATTAAGCAGGCGCGCTTAACAGGCGTACTAAAAAGGGAGGCTTCGGCCTCCTTTTTTTATTGGCCGATGGGGCCGATATGTGCTGTATTGATCTATAGTTAATATTTGATTCTTATCCAGTTCAGGTCCCCAAACCAGATGCCTGTGGCCCGCTCCCTGCACCTGATTATCTTGTTTTTGCTGGCGCTGATGCTGCCCGGTACAGTCATGGCTGCGCCTCAGCCGGTGACCGAGGGCTGGGAATATCGCTGGGGAGATTCTGCCGTTGATGCAGATGGTGCCCCCAATTGGGGCCAGCAGGACGCCCCGGGCGAGTGGCAGAGCATAGGCTTCCCTTCCAATCCACCCGATCGCAATGATCAGGAACACGTTTGGTATCGTGTAACCCTGCCATCCGGTGATTTCCAGGAGCCTGTGCTTTACATATTCAGCGTCGACAT from Marinobacter sp. LA51 carries:
- the potC gene encoding spermidine/putrescine ABC transporter permease PotC; translated protein: MKTWLPRTYLTLVYILLYVPIAVLVVFSFNDGRTGYDWGGLSLRWYEALFNNTAMVRAMWNSLWLALSAATVSTLIGALTALALHRYRFRGKRVLNGMLFVVMMSPEIVLAISLLALFLLVGLQLGYVSLMLAHVTFCLPFVVITVMARLSGFDESLPEAARDLGASDFIMTRTVLIPAIMPALLAGWLLGFTLSLDDVVVSTFVSGPSYEILPLRIYSMVRVGLKPEVNALGTLLLVFSLVMLMLSQWILIRSKR
- the potB gene encoding spermidine/putrescine ABC transporter permease PotB gives rise to the protein MHSIRQQPFKTAVLALVWGWLLFLVLTPNLLVVGASVMTRDPATFLSLPFNLDAYRQLFDPLYLDVFLHSLYMAAMTTLICLLIGYPFAWALSKVAKQRQLLLIFLLIVPFWTNSLVRTYALKLILATNGLLNKALLSVGLIEEPLQMLYTEGAVIIGLVYLLLPFMILPLYSVFDDLRQELLLASHDLGAGRLATFVHVIVPLTLPGVLAGVMLVLLPAMGLFFVPDILGGSRNLLVGNVIKNQFLDARNWPFGAAASIVLTLTMALLMFAHKLSKRRLGEEGA
- the potA gene encoding spermidine/putrescine ABC transporter ATP-binding protein PotA — protein: MKKTLLSLRELSKHFGGKTVLDALDLDILDGEFITLLGPSGCGKTTLLRLIAGFEHPDAGTITLDGTDLTQLTPEHRPLNTVFQHYALFPHMSVFDNVAYGLKMEKRPKHEIRQRVDEVLAMVQLQDFARRKPHQLSGGQQQRVAIARAVVKRPRLLLLDEPLSALDYKLRRTMQIELKRLQRELGITFVFVTHDQEEALSMSDRVVVLKSGMVQQLGTPREVYERPANLFTAGFVGETNLFPGRVLGQDDDSLLVDVLGFSRKLRRPGFSVQDGQPVHVLLRPEDIRVLDPSGDQGVAGKIVERNYKGSTLDSVIHLEDGTEVLASEFFDEDDPMFDYRLGEPVRVSWVDGWEWLLPEEADEIADKELSADA
- a CDS encoding extracellular solute-binding protein; translated protein: MKKLALAGLLAVSLTGCSSEEPKVLNLYNWSEYMPQEVLNRFQEETGIQVIYTTYDSNEAMYARLKLLDDNAAYDLAIPSTYYVSKMRQEELLMPIDRSKIDGFEKLDPELVNLDIDPENQYSVPYLWGTTGLAVDTSDIEGEPVDAWEDLWDERFEGKVMLTNDMREVFHVGLRVLGYSGNSTNPEEIEAAYEKLSELMPSVRTFNSDAPRMPYLEGETDVGMIWNGEAVMGKDSMPALEYVYPQEGIIAWLDSFVIPKNAKNPEAAHQFISFVLRPEISALISEEIGYATPNLAAREVLSEEVANNRASYPSAQDMLNAEFQTDIGDEALQIYAKYWEMLKSGR